One Glycine max cultivar Williams 82 chromosome 4, Glycine_max_v4.0, whole genome shotgun sequence DNA segment encodes these proteins:
- the LOC100796908 gene encoding uncharacterized protein LOC100796908 (The RefSeq protein has 1 substitution compared to this genomic sequence), whose amino-acid sequence MGGSSETKLMQDLLLYAASAALSCLVLFAGLRHLDPNRESSKKALEHKKEIAKRLGRPLIQTNPYEDVIACDIINPDHIDVEFNSIGGLETIKQALFELVILPLKRPDLFSHGKLLGPQKGVLLYGPPGTGKTMLAKAIAKESGAVFINVRISNLMSKWFGDAQKLVAAVFSLAYKLQPAIIFIDEVDSFLGQRRTTDHEALLNMKTEFMALWDGFTTDQNAQVMVLTATNRPSELDEAILRRLPQAFEIGVPDQRERTEILKVVLKGERVEDNIDFGHIAGLCEGYTGSDLFDLCKKAAYFPIRELLDEEKKGKRSPAPRPLSQLDLEKALATSQKTNVAASEYSGFSLQSPSRWTVPGESGDSQFQAAIHEVSKLVVSHMINLQSDSQDP is encoded by the exons atgGGAGGTTCATCGGAAACGAAGCTTATGCAAGACCTGTTGTTGTACGCGGCGAGCGCGGCGCTAAGTTGCTTGGTGTTGTTCGCCGGACTGAGACACCTGGACCCTAATCGCGAATCGTCGAAGAAGGCTCTCGAGCATAAGAAAGAGATTGCAAAGCGTCTCGGTCGCCCCCTCATTCAGACTAACCCTTACGAG GATGTAATAGCCTGTGACATTATAAATCCTGATCACATTGATGTGGAGTTCAACTCTATCGGGGGACTGGAGACAATCAAGCAAGCTTTGTTTGAGCTTGTTATTCTGCCTCTAAAAAGACCAGACTTGTTTTCGCACGGTAAGCTTCTTGGACCACAAAAGGGGGTCCTGTTGTATGGACCGCCCGGCACTGGAAAAACCATGCTTGCCAAAGCTATTGCCAAGGAGTCAGGAGCAGTTTTTATTAACGTGAGAATATCGAACTTGATGAGCAAGTGGTTTGGGGATGCCCAAAAGCTTG TTGCTGCTGTATTTAGCTTGGCTTATAAGCTTCAGCCTGCCATCATATTCATTGATGAAGTAGACAGTTTTTTGGGTCAGCGTCGTACAACAGATCACGAGGCTTTGTTAAACATGAAAACTGAATTCATGGCTCTGTGGGATGGATTTACAACAGATC aGAATGCTCAAGTTATGGTCCTTGCAGCAACTAATCGTCCTTCAGAACTTGATGAAGCAATTCTTCGGCGTCTTCCTCAAGCCTTTGAAATTGGAGTTCCAGACCAAAGGGAGAGGACTGAAATATTGAAAGTTGTCTTAAAGGGTGAGAGGGTTGAAGACAACATAGACTTTGGTCATATAGCTGGCTTGTGTGAGGGTTACACTGGTTCAGATCTATTTGATCTATGCAAGAAAGCTGCCTATTTTCCTATTAGAGAACTTCTggatgaagaaaagaaaggaaaacgaTCTCCT GCACCTAGACCTTTGTCCCAGTTAGATTTGGAGAAGGCCCTTGCTACTTCACAGAAGACAAACGTTGCTGCTAGTGAATACAGTGGATTCAGCCTTCAGTCACCTTCAAGATGGACAGTGCCTGGTGAGTCAGGTGATTCTCAGTTTCAAGCTGCAATCCATGAAGTCTCTAAGCTTGTGGTTTCTCACATGATTAACCTCCAATCGGATTCTCAGGATCCTTAA